A stretch of Pseudophryne corroboree isolate aPseCor3 chromosome 9, aPseCor3.hap2, whole genome shotgun sequence DNA encodes these proteins:
- the ELFN2 gene encoding protein phosphatase 1 regulatory subunit 29, with amino-acid sequence MSCWWFFVTTVFYFWHLPPGAQSDCWLIEGDKGYVWLAICSQNQPPYETIPQHINSTVHDLRLNENKLKIIGYASLSRFGNLTDLNLTKNEISYIEDGAFLGQSNLQILQLGYNKLTNLSEGMLRGMPRLQFLFVQHNLIEVVTPGAFSECLSLISIDLSSNRLTRLDSSTFISLQALMACELAGNPFHCGCELYGFLDWLVMFNNFTRNYDRLQCESPREFAGYPLLSPRPHHSRNAITVLQARCKNGGYLSLPRERPTPLLPESLHDPDENSGFSPGDLLSSEPTSPSTTDSSVMPTIEIHHVTGSSATLIVTIPYPYKKMYILVQYNNSFVYDVTTLKHKKEYITLDKLKAHVNYTFCVASIRNSKRFNHTCLFVFTRSKDKEEFSPNTSTTTHYIITILGCLFGMVIILGVVYYCLRKRRMQEEKKKSLNVKKTILEMRYGSDVDPCLGPHSSQKMSEHPIPISRISSLPTSVAGLGSGGEKGMSTKPMNSQMGTPKGPKGTNYMEVRSGEGLERGQRGISGGEEDEEDFRELDNGEGSAAEISTIAKEVDKVNQIINNCIDALKLDTASFLAGGDPELGYDCQSIPASSSGHLERLSFLSPLYKEGVHPLQRQLSADAATVAKKRCSISSTGSIKSARVFSLDVPDQPLKCDSKYIEKSSPLNSPLDRLPLVSSSGVHHLDVKPSYHCSEHRHSFPALYYEESADTLSQRVSFLKPLSRSKRDSSYSQLSPRHHFSGYSSSPEYSTENTHKIWERFRPYKKHTREEVYIAAGHALRKKVQFAKGEDLHDILDYWKGVSAQQKL; translated from the coding sequence ATGTCATGCTGGTGGTTCTTTGTGACAACAGTCTTTTACTTCTGGCACCTCCCACCAGGTGCACAGAGTGATTGCTGGCTGATTGAGGGGGACAAGGGTTATGTCTGGTTGGCCATCTGTAGCCAGAATCAACCTCCTTATGAGACCATCCCTCAGCATATCAACAGTACAGTTCACGATCTCAGGCTTAATGAGAACAAGTTAAAGATAATTGGTTATGCCTCCTTATCTCGCTTTGGAAACCTGACAGACTTGAACCTGACCAAGAATGAGATTTCCTACATTGAAGATGGAGCCTTCCTGGGACAGTCAAATTTACAGATTCTTCAACTTGGTTATAATAAATTGACCAATTTGTCAGAGGGAATGCTTCGGGGTATGCCCAGGCTACAGTTCCTCTTTGTGCAGCACAACCTAATAGAAGTGGTGACTCCGGGTGCCTTCTCTGAGTGCCTGAGCCTTATAAGCATTGACTTATCCTCAAACCGACTCACAAGGCTAGATAGTTCTACCTTCATTAGTCTCCAAGCACTCATGGCATGTGAACTGGCAGGAAACCCTTTTCATTGTGGCTGTGAGCTCTATGGTTTTCTTGACTGGCTAGTCATGTTTAATAATTTCACGCGCAATTATGATCGTTTGCAGTGTGAAAGCCCCAGAGAATTTGCTGGATACCCACtcctcagtcccaggccccaccacAGCCGAAATGCTATAACTGTTCTTCAAGCTCGATGCAAGAACGGAGGCTACCTATCTCTACCACGCGAAAGGCCAACTCCACTTTTACCAGAATCTTTGCATGATCCAGATGAAAATTCTGGCTTTAGCCCTGGAGACCTCCTTTCATCTGAGCCAACTTCCCCCTCTACCACTGACTCTTCTGTTATGCCGACCATTGAGATCCATCATGTAACCGGAAGCTCAGCCACCCTGATTGTCACTATTCCATATCCTTATAAAAAGATGTATATTCTGGTGCAGTATAATAACAGTTTTGTATATGATGTAACAACATTGAAGCATAAAAAGGAATACATAACCTTAGATAAATTGAAGGCTCATGTCAACTACACTTTCTGTGTGGCTTCCATTCGCAACTCAAAACGCTTCAACCATACTTGCCTCTTTGTATTCACTCGTTCCAAGGATAAAGAAGAATTTTCCCCCAACACTTCCACCACCACTCATTATATCATTACCATATTAGGATGTCTTTTTGGCATGGTCATCATACTGGGAGTGGTTTACTACTGCCTAAGAAAGAGGAGGATGCAAGAGGAAAAGAAAAAATCTCTCAATGTAAAAAAGACCATTCTTGAAATGCGTTATGGTTCAGATGTTGACCCATGCTTAGGACCTCATTCATCACAGAAAATGTCAGAGCATCCCATTCCTATCTCCCGCATTTCTTCACTGCCAACATCAGTTGCTGGGTTGGGAAGTGGAGGAGAGAAAGGGATGTCTACCAAGCCAATGAACTCTCAGATGGGAACACCCAAAGGTCCAAAAGGCACAAATTACATGGAAGTACGAAGTGGGGAAGGGCTAGAAAGAGGTCAAAGAGGGATTTCGGgaggggaagaggatgaggaagACTTTCGGGAACTGGACAATGGTGAGGGGTCAGCAGCTGAAATATCCACAATTGCCAAGGAAGTGGATAAGGTGAACCAAATTATCAATAACTGTATTGATGCCCTGAAACTTGATACTGCTTCTTTTTTAGCTGGGGGGGACCCGGAACTGGGCTATGATTGCCAGTCTATTCCAGCCAGTTCTTCAGGTCATTTGGAAAGGCTCAGCTTCCTTTCTCCCCTGTACAAGGAAGGCGTTCACCCTCTTCAGCGCCAACTGAGTGCAGATGCTGCCACAGTTGCAAAGAAACGCTGCAGCATTTCATCTACTGGCTCTATTAAGAGTGCTAGAGTGTTTAGCTTGGATGTACCCGATCAGCCTCTAAAGTGTGACTCCAAGTACATTGAGAAGAGCAGCCCTCTTAATAGCCCCTTGGACCGACTTCCTCTAGTCTCTTCTTCTGGAGTGCACCATTTAGATGTCAAGCCTTCCTATCACTGTAGTGAGCACCGTCACTCTTTCCCTGCTCTCTATTATGAGGAAAGTGCTGATACCCTCAGCCAGAGAGTCAGTTTTCTCAAACCACTTTCCCGCTCCAAGAGAGACTCCAGCTACTCCCAACTGTCACCCAGACACCATTTCTCGGGATACTCGTCCAGTCCAGAGTACTCCACTGAAAACACCCACAAGATCTGGGAGCGCTTCCGTCCTTACAAAAAACACACCCGGGAAGAGGTCTACATAGCAGCCGGACATGCTTTGCGAAAAAAAGTCCAGTTTGCCAAAGGGGAGGACTTGCACGATATCTTGGATTACTGGAAAGGAGTGTCTGCTCAACAGAAATTGTAA